A section of the Serratia liquefaciens ATCC 27592 genome encodes:
- a CDS encoding MurR/RpiR family transcriptional regulator gives MDLVYHIQFRQDPFSRQEAKVARAILDNPGFTSTATIAQLAERAGVSTEIVAHFAQSLGCQDLNDFIALMRSPSTATPPPTEVAQPVLGGMDIAFASAAGIGKLPGVSSTTLSRFAKSIGCEDIGDIVYQIRARQNQFSQQEAKVAQTILDDIAFASSATIELLANQAGVSPATITRFAKTIGCDDIRDLRMKLAQASVSGSRYLTAQATPNGPPRLWLQRVNDVETTLHQQLQQVEHAALIDACQQLSQSKSVHIFGVNSMALYANELQQRLVGLGYPAFICQDAALMRMTASTLSTQQCVILLSMSGENSDLLNAAKLAGATGAYRIALTPAGTTLAGLADKVLPLSGGSTARYGLMLTLDLLLAQLLPESLGSQTED, from the coding sequence ATGGATCTCGTTTACCACATTCAGTTTCGCCAGGATCCGTTCAGCCGCCAGGAAGCAAAAGTTGCCCGGGCCATACTGGACAACCCGGGGTTTACATCAACAGCAACCATTGCGCAATTGGCAGAGCGAGCAGGTGTCAGCACTGAGATCGTCGCTCATTTTGCCCAATCCCTTGGCTGTCAGGATCTTAACGACTTTATCGCGCTAATGCGCTCCCCGTCGACGGCAACACCTCCTCCTACTGAGGTAGCCCAACCCGTGCTCGGCGGCATGGATATCGCCTTTGCCTCCGCGGCCGGCATCGGCAAACTGCCTGGCGTCAGCTCCACAACCCTCAGCCGTTTTGCTAAATCCATCGGTTGTGAAGATATTGGCGACATCGTCTATCAGATCCGCGCACGACAAAATCAGTTCAGTCAGCAGGAGGCCAAAGTCGCACAGACCATTTTGGACGATATTGCCTTCGCCTCCTCCGCCACCATCGAATTGCTGGCCAACCAAGCGGGGGTCAGCCCGGCCACCATTACCCGATTTGCCAAAACCATTGGCTGCGACGATATTCGCGATCTGCGCATGAAACTGGCTCAGGCCAGCGTGAGCGGCTCACGCTATTTGACCGCCCAAGCCACGCCTAATGGCCCACCGCGGCTGTGGCTACAGCGCGTCAACGACGTGGAAACCACCTTGCATCAACAGCTGCAGCAAGTAGAACATGCAGCGCTGATCGATGCTTGCCAGCAACTGAGCCAATCCAAGAGCGTACATATTTTTGGCGTAAACAGCATGGCGCTTTATGCCAATGAGCTGCAACAGCGCCTGGTGGGCTTGGGTTACCCTGCATTTATCTGCCAGGACGCGGCGCTGATGCGCATGACGGCCTCCACGCTCAGCACGCAACAGTGCGTGATCCTGCTGTCTATGAGTGGGGAAAACAGTGATTTGCTGAACGCGGCCAAACTGGCCGGCGCGACCGGTGCTTATCGCATCGCCCTAACCCCTGCGGGCACTACGCTGGCCGGGCTGGCGGATAAGGTGTTGCCGCTCAGCGGCGGCAGTACAGCACGCTATGGACTGATGCTGACTCTCGACCTGCTGCTAGCGCAGTTATTGCCCGAAAGCCTGGGGTCACAGACAGAAGATTGA
- a CDS encoding PTS sugar transporter subunit IIB: protein MQTIVLCCAAGMSTSMLVQKMKAEAQKRALDIVIEAVPVADFERIVERADIVLLGPQVKYEHARLSELAAPLGKTVAVIDMMDYGTMRGDKVLDKALGLLA from the coding sequence ATGCAAACCATCGTCTTATGCTGCGCAGCAGGCATGTCGACCAGCATGCTGGTACAAAAAATGAAAGCTGAGGCGCAAAAACGGGCGCTGGATATCGTGATTGAAGCCGTGCCGGTGGCGGATTTCGAGCGCATCGTCGAGCGTGCGGACATTGTACTGCTTGGGCCGCAGGTGAAATATGAACACGCACGCCTTTCCGAACTTGCTGCGCCCTTGGGTAAAACTGTCGCGGTGATCGACATGATGGATTACGGCACCATGCGTGGAGACAAGGTGCTGGATAAGGCGCTGGGCTTGTTAGCCTGA
- a CDS encoding PTS lactose/cellobiose transporter subunit IIA, with the protein MVDLETSVMELLVHAGSARSSLLSALQLARRGQFAAAEIKLEEAKAGIGRAHGMQTELIGMDEGVGKIPVSLILVHAQDHLMNAMLIQDLATDMIELYRRLPQGQSND; encoded by the coding sequence ATGGTGGATTTGGAAACTAGCGTTATGGAGTTGCTGGTTCATGCTGGCAGCGCTCGCAGTTCGCTGCTTTCGGCGCTGCAGCTGGCACGTCGCGGTCAGTTCGCAGCCGCAGAGATTAAGTTGGAAGAGGCGAAGGCCGGCATCGGGAGGGCGCACGGCATGCAGACGGAGCTGATTGGCATGGATGAAGGGGTTGGGAAAATACCGGTCAGTCTGATTCTGGTGCATGCGCAGGATCATTTGATGAACGCCATGCTGATTCAAGATCTGGCCACCGACATGATCGAGCTTTATCGCCGTTTACCGCAGGGGCAAAGCAATGACTAA
- a CDS encoding 6-phospho-beta-glucosidase, producing MTKITVIGGGSSYTPELVEGLIAHYQDVPLTELALVDVESGREKVGIIAELTKRMLKRNGLEQVVVSVHFELEPAIRGASFVLTQLRVGQLAARAADERLGLKYQRLGQETTGVGGFAKALRTIPVMLEVARTVEAVAPDAWIINFTNPAGIVTEAVSRYSKAKIIGLCNVPITMHHMIADMLKAPHDQVDLRFAGLNHMVWVHQVTQSGRDVTAQVLEMLSNGETMSMNNIKDLPWPPAFLQALGAIPCPYHRYFYQTAGMLEEELEAAAAQGTRAEQVMKVEAELFALYADPTLDKKPEQLSFRGGAFYSEVAVELIRAIHNNSGKVLVVNTRNNGAIQGLPDDAVIETNCVIDAQGAHPLSFGPLPLAMNGLTQQVKDFERLTIEAAVHGDRQSALLALVVNPLIGGVGIAEPLLDEVLNLNQAYLPQFN from the coding sequence ATGACTAAGATAACCGTAATTGGCGGGGGCAGCAGCTACACGCCGGAGTTGGTCGAGGGGCTGATCGCCCACTATCAGGACGTCCCGTTAACCGAACTGGCGTTGGTAGATGTAGAGTCCGGTCGCGAGAAAGTGGGCATCATTGCCGAACTGACCAAAAGAATGCTCAAGCGCAACGGGCTGGAGCAGGTGGTGGTGTCGGTACATTTCGAGCTGGAACCGGCCATTCGCGGTGCCAGCTTTGTACTGACTCAACTGCGGGTCGGGCAACTGGCCGCCCGTGCTGCCGACGAGCGTCTGGGTTTGAAATACCAGCGCCTGGGGCAAGAGACCACCGGTGTCGGCGGCTTCGCCAAGGCATTGCGCACCATTCCTGTCATGCTGGAAGTGGCGCGTACCGTAGAGGCGGTAGCGCCGGACGCCTGGATCATCAATTTTACCAATCCGGCCGGTATTGTCACCGAAGCGGTCTCCCGTTACAGCAAAGCGAAGATTATCGGCTTGTGCAACGTACCGATCACCATGCACCACATGATCGCCGACATGCTGAAGGCACCTCATGATCAGGTCGATCTCCGTTTTGCTGGACTGAACCATATGGTGTGGGTACATCAGGTAACGCAAAGCGGCAGGGATGTGACCGCCCAGGTGTTGGAGATGCTGAGCAATGGCGAAACGATGTCGATGAACAACATCAAGGATCTGCCTTGGCCGCCGGCGTTCTTGCAGGCGCTAGGGGCTATCCCTTGCCCATATCATCGCTATTTCTATCAAACCGCCGGCATGCTGGAAGAAGAGCTTGAAGCCGCTGCGGCTCAGGGAACCCGTGCTGAACAGGTGATGAAGGTAGAGGCAGAGCTATTTGCACTGTACGCCGACCCAACGCTGGATAAAAAACCGGAGCAGTTGAGCTTCCGTGGTGGTGCTTTCTATTCAGAAGTGGCGGTCGAGCTGATCCGTGCCATTCACAATAACAGCGGCAAGGTGCTGGTGGTGAACACCCGCAATAATGGTGCGATTCAGGGCCTGCCGGATGACGCAGTAATTGAAACCAACTGCGTGATCGACGCACAGGGCGCTCACCCGCTGAGCTTCGGGCCGCTGCCGCTGGCCATGAACGGGCTGACTCAGCAGGTGAAAGATTTCGAGCGTTTGACCATTGAGGCTGCGGTGCATGGCGATCGTCAGAGTGCGCTGTTGGCGCTGGTGGTGAATCCGCTGATTGGCGGCGTCGGTATCGCAGAACCTTTGCTGGATGAGGTGCTGAACCTGAACCAAGCCTATTTGCCGCAGTTCAACTAA
- the celB gene encoding PTS cellobiose transporter subunit IIC, translating to MAGLNSILERYVLPAALKIAGQKHILSVRDGIILNMPFMLIGSFFLIFAYLPIPSYANLMGEVFGAAWRDKLLYPVKATYDIMAIISSFGIAYRLAEKYRGMDPLSTGAVSLVAFIMTIPQHTLFAPVKGAAEQIVKGVLPMNFIGSQGLFVAIVVALLSTEIYRFVHNRNLVINMPEGVPPAVAKSFLALIPGFCVLAVILLLRLIVEATPFGDINTMIATVIGIPMHHVGGTLPGMIFSVILIGLLWTLGLHGDAIVLVFIQPVWLANMSENLVAFQNNQPIPHIITQQFYDLWIAPGGTGALLGLVIFMLVRSRSAQMKQLGKIAAPGCLFNISEPMVFGIPLVMNPYFFLPFILTPVVLVIVTYTAMATGLVTPPVGIALPFTTPIFISGYLATGGHISGTVIQVVNLLISMAIYYPFFRAWDKQKYREENQAAASVPSAAVGEQSLTP from the coding sequence ATGGCGGGTTTAAATAGCATTCTGGAACGTTACGTATTGCCGGCGGCGTTAAAAATCGCCGGGCAAAAACACATTTTATCGGTACGAGACGGCATAATTCTCAATATGCCGTTTATGTTGATCGGGTCATTTTTCCTGATCTTCGCCTACTTGCCGATCCCGAGCTATGCCAACCTGATGGGGGAGGTATTCGGTGCGGCCTGGCGCGACAAGCTGTTGTATCCGGTCAAAGCGACCTACGACATCATGGCGATTATCTCCAGCTTTGGTATTGCCTACCGGCTGGCGGAAAAATACCGTGGTATGGACCCGCTCAGTACCGGTGCGGTTTCGTTAGTGGCGTTTATCATGACCATTCCTCAACACACCCTTTTTGCCCCGGTGAAAGGTGCCGCGGAGCAGATTGTCAAAGGCGTGCTGCCGATGAACTTTATCGGCAGCCAGGGATTGTTCGTGGCAATTGTGGTGGCGCTGTTGTCGACGGAAATCTACCGGTTCGTGCATAACCGCAATCTGGTGATCAATATGCCTGAAGGGGTGCCGCCAGCGGTGGCGAAATCCTTCCTGGCGTTGATTCCGGGATTTTGCGTACTGGCAGTGATCCTTCTGCTGCGCCTGATCGTCGAAGCCACGCCGTTTGGCGATATCAACACCATGATCGCTACGGTGATCGGTATCCCGATGCACCACGTGGGCGGAACGCTGCCGGGAATGATTTTCTCAGTGATCCTGATTGGCCTGTTATGGACGTTGGGGCTGCACGGTGATGCCATCGTATTGGTGTTCATTCAGCCGGTGTGGTTGGCGAATATGTCGGAAAACCTGGTGGCGTTTCAGAACAACCAGCCTATCCCGCACATTATTACCCAGCAATTTTACGATTTATGGATAGCACCCGGCGGAACCGGTGCCCTGTTGGGGTTGGTGATCTTCATGCTGGTGCGCAGCCGTAGCGCGCAGATGAAGCAGTTGGGGAAAATCGCCGCGCCGGGTTGCCTGTTTAATATCAGTGAGCCCATGGTGTTTGGCATCCCGTTGGTGATGAACCCCTACTTCTTCCTGCCGTTTATCCTGACACCAGTGGTGCTGGTGATCGTGACCTACACCGCGATGGCAACCGGTTTGGTGACGCCGCCGGTTGGTATAGCCTTACCGTTTACCACGCCGATTTTCATTAGCGGCTATCTGGCAACCGGAGGCCATATTTCAGGAACGGTGATCCAGGTGGTCAATCTGCTGATTTCAATGGCAATTTACTACCCGTTCTTCCGTGCCTGGGATAAGCAGAAGTATCGCGAAGAAAATCAGGCCGCGGCATCGGTACCCAGCGCTGCGGTTGGTGAACAATCCCTGACGCCATAG
- the eptB gene encoding kdo(2)-lipid A phosphoethanolamine 7''-transferase, which translates to MQKFRRWTQLQVSFFIAFYLGVLLNIPIFYRRYQQLHNDNLLSIGIEIVAAFCLVCFITLLISFLGRRLFRVLATLLVLSSVAASYYMVLFHVDIGYGILAAVMTTDVDLSKESVGWHFGVWMVLVSLLPLLLIWLAPMHEAAFKRGNQLALVKKGGIMLAAGLFCWLPLQLMGQVQDQHDRENNQMMASYGGVVAGSYSPSNWLSALGLLTYSSYSQAEDSRNLFDPAAHFTYQPPKDVNDLYVVFVIGESARRDHMGVYGYQRDNTPNLDKEANLAVLQGYSCDTSTKLSLRCMFVREGGASEEPQRTLKEMNVFSVLKKQGFSSELFSMQSEAWFYNKTQADSYALRESIQAEKRNAGKPVDDIALIDELQDSLDRHPQGKHLVILHTKGSHYMYTERYPRAFARYQPECQGIDDTCSTESMINSYDNSLLYTDYVLEQVFNQLRNRNAIVFYASDHGESISENMHFHGTPRDHAPKEQRTVPIMVWASDKFLSQPDHQAAFNQLKALQKAKTPVFHEKLFDSVLGCIGYTSPDGGIVKQRNWCQVN; encoded by the coding sequence ATGCAGAAGTTCCGACGTTGGACCCAGTTGCAGGTCTCCTTTTTTATCGCTTTCTATCTCGGTGTATTACTCAATATCCCTATTTTTTATCGTCGTTATCAACAGCTTCATAACGATAACCTGTTGTCGATTGGCATTGAAATTGTCGCGGCCTTTTGCCTCGTATGCTTTATCACGCTGCTTATCTCCTTTTTGGGGCGCCGGTTGTTTCGTGTTTTGGCCACGCTGCTGGTCCTGAGCTCGGTTGCTGCCAGCTATTACATGGTGTTGTTCCACGTCGATATCGGCTACGGCATTCTGGCGGCGGTGATGACCACCGACGTTGATTTATCCAAAGAGTCGGTAGGCTGGCATTTTGGCGTATGGATGGTGCTGGTGAGCCTGTTGCCGCTGCTGTTGATTTGGCTGGCCCCGATGCACGAAGCCGCATTCAAACGCGGCAATCAGCTGGCATTGGTCAAAAAAGGCGGGATTATGCTGGCCGCTGGCCTGTTCTGCTGGCTACCGCTTCAGTTGATGGGCCAGGTTCAGGATCAACACGACCGTGAAAATAATCAGATGATGGCGAGTTATGGCGGGGTCGTTGCCGGCAGCTATTCACCGTCTAACTGGCTTTCGGCCCTTGGGCTGCTGACTTACAGTTCCTACAGCCAGGCAGAGGACAGCCGGAATCTGTTTGATCCGGCGGCGCATTTCACCTACCAGCCGCCAAAAGACGTGAATGATCTTTATGTGGTATTCGTGATTGGTGAAAGTGCCAGACGCGATCATATGGGTGTTTACGGTTACCAGCGCGACAATACGCCGAATCTGGATAAGGAAGCCAACCTGGCGGTGCTGCAAGGCTATTCTTGCGACACATCGACCAAGCTCTCTCTGCGTTGCATGTTCGTCAGAGAAGGCGGGGCATCGGAAGAGCCGCAGCGCACGCTAAAGGAAATGAACGTTTTCTCGGTGCTGAAGAAGCAGGGGTTTTCCTCCGAGCTATTCTCTATGCAAAGCGAAGCCTGGTTTTATAATAAGACTCAGGCGGACAGCTATGCTCTTCGAGAAAGCATTCAGGCGGAAAAACGCAATGCCGGTAAACCCGTTGATGATATTGCGTTGATCGATGAACTGCAGGATTCGCTGGACCGCCATCCTCAGGGCAAACATTTGGTGATTTTGCATACCAAAGGCTCACACTATATGTACACCGAACGCTATCCGCGGGCTTTTGCTCGCTATCAGCCGGAATGCCAGGGTATTGACGATACGTGTTCAACGGAATCGATGATCAACTCTTACGACAACAGCCTGTTGTACACCGACTATGTTCTTGAGCAGGTGTTCAATCAGTTGCGCAACCGTAACGCTATCGTGTTTTACGCTTCCGATCACGGTGAGTCGATCTCGGAAAATATGCATTTTCACGGCACGCCGCGCGATCACGCGCCGAAAGAACAGCGTACCGTGCCAATTATGGTCTGGGCATCCGACAAGTTTCTCAGTCAGCCCGATCACCAGGCGGCATTTAATCAGTTAAAGGCGCTGCAAAAGGCAAAAACGCCGGTGTTTCATGAAAAGCTGTTCGACAGCGTGCTGGGTTGTATCGGCTATACCTCGCCGGACGGCGGGATTGTGAAGCAGCGTAACTGGTGCCAGGTCAACTGA
- the proP gene encoding glycine betaine/L-proline transporter ProP, which yields MKLRKKRHKPMHINDITIIDDSKLKKAITAAALGNAMEWFDFGVYGFVAYALGQVFFPGATPGVQMIAALATFSVPFLVRPLGGIFFGAMGDKFGRQKVLSITIIIMAVSTFCIGLIPSYASIGIWAPVLLLLAKLAQGFSVGGEYSGAAIFVAEYSPDRKRGFMGSWLDFGSIAGFVLGAGVVVLISSIVGETNFLDWGWRIPFFIAAPLGLIGLYLRHALEETPAFQQHVEKMEKDDRNAIENPPKTSFKEIAAKHWRSLLVCVGIVISTNVTYYMLLTYMPSYLSHNLHYSEDHGVLIIIAIMIGMLFVQPVIGLASDRIGRKPFIIGGSVGLLALSIPCFILINSNVIGLIFVGLLVLAVLLNSFTGVMASTLPAMFPTHIRYSALAISFNISVLVAGATPTVAAWLVEATGNLYMPAYYLMVVAVIGLITGLYMKETANKPLRGATPAASDRSEAKELLQENYDNIEQKVEDINEQIAELEKKKQTLIDQHPKLD from the coding sequence ATGAAGTTAAGAAAAAAACGACATAAACCGATGCATATTAATGACATCACCATCATCGATGACAGCAAGCTGAAAAAAGCCATTACCGCGGCCGCATTAGGTAACGCAATGGAATGGTTCGACTTCGGTGTATATGGCTTTGTGGCCTACGCCCTTGGGCAAGTCTTTTTCCCTGGCGCCACCCCTGGCGTTCAGATGATTGCCGCACTGGCGACCTTTTCCGTTCCCTTCCTGGTACGTCCATTAGGCGGTATCTTCTTTGGCGCGATGGGCGATAAATTCGGTCGCCAGAAAGTACTCTCCATCACCATTATTATCATGGCGGTCAGTACCTTCTGTATCGGCCTGATCCCCTCCTATGCCTCTATCGGCATCTGGGCACCGGTTCTGCTGTTGCTGGCCAAATTGGCACAGGGCTTCTCGGTAGGTGGCGAATACTCCGGCGCGGCTATCTTCGTAGCCGAATACTCACCGGACAGAAAACGCGGCTTTATGGGCAGCTGGCTTGATTTCGGCTCCATTGCCGGTTTCGTGCTGGGTGCTGGCGTGGTGGTGCTGATCTCCAGCATCGTCGGTGAAACCAACTTCCTCGACTGGGGCTGGCGTATTCCGTTCTTTATCGCAGCGCCTTTGGGTCTGATCGGTTTGTACCTGCGCCATGCGCTGGAAGAAACACCGGCCTTCCAGCAGCACGTGGAAAAGATGGAGAAAGACGACCGCAACGCCATCGAAAACCCGCCGAAGACCTCTTTCAAAGAGATCGCGGCCAAGCACTGGAGAAGCCTGCTGGTCTGCGTCGGTATCGTGATTTCAACCAACGTGACCTATTACATGTTGCTGACTTACATGCCGAGCTACCTGTCGCATAACCTGCACTACTCGGAAGATCACGGTGTACTGATCATTATCGCCATCATGATCGGTATGTTGTTCGTGCAGCCGGTCATAGGCCTGGCCAGTGACCGCATCGGCCGTAAGCCGTTTATTATCGGCGGCAGCGTCGGTCTGTTGGCTCTGTCTATCCCCTGCTTTATTCTGATCAACAGTAACGTGATTGGTCTGATCTTCGTCGGTCTGTTGGTGCTGGCGGTGCTGCTGAACTCCTTCACCGGTGTGATGGCCTCCACCCTGCCGGCGATGTTCCCGACGCATATTCGTTACAGCGCGTTGGCGATTTCATTCAACATCTCGGTACTGGTTGCCGGTGCGACGCCGACGGTAGCCGCCTGGCTGGTCGAAGCGACCGGGAACCTGTATATGCCGGCTTATTATCTGATGGTCGTCGCCGTCATCGGTCTGATCACCGGCCTGTACATGAAAGAAACCGCCAATAAACCGCTGCGCGGTGCCACCCCGGCGGCTTCGGATCGTTCAGAAGCCAAAGAGCTGCTGCAAGAAAACTACGACAACATCGAACAGAAAGTCGAAGACATCAACGAGCAGATTGCCGAGTTGGAAAAGAAAAAACAGACGTTGATCGACCAGCATCCAAAACTGGACTAA
- the etsC gene encoding macrolide efflux RND transporter outer membrane subunit EtsC: MKTLSPLALCLAALLSTGCGNALKSEYQSPKVQYPADWQQNAEADTSEPFNWRDFRDPQLDRWLQQVMAANNDLAAAALRVYRAQLAAQRADIGTAPSVNATLSSGANTALSDSSPWNKSSSANLGVSYEVDLWGKLARQRDAAEWASQATQQDLQSARLALLASASKNYWRIGFINQRIRVSQQSIDYSQQTLGLVKARYRAGSVSSLDVVDAEQNLINQQSSHLALLRERQQALNEQTVLLGAPPGNTLVEPESLPTGPLPQINAGIPASVLSHRPDISAKEWRLRETLANVDIKRTQYYPAFSLTGSLGASSTALLEFLRNPLATVGAGLSLPFLEWRQMDVDIKIARSDYELQVLEFKQALYKAMADIDDALSLRTQLMAQEKHLQAALALARKSERLNESRYRQGSVPINFWLDAQNRRRLAELAVDENRFAQYQNLAQLYLEFGGSAQ, from the coding sequence ATGAAAACCTTATCCCCTCTCGCATTATGCCTCGCGGCCTTGCTCAGTACCGGCTGCGGCAATGCGCTGAAAAGCGAGTATCAGTCTCCAAAGGTGCAGTATCCGGCCGACTGGCAGCAAAACGCCGAAGCCGACACGTCAGAACCATTCAACTGGCGTGATTTCCGTGATCCCCAGTTGGACCGATGGCTGCAGCAGGTGATGGCGGCCAATAACGATTTGGCCGCCGCCGCACTGCGCGTCTACCGTGCCCAACTGGCGGCGCAGCGGGCTGATATCGGCACCGCGCCAAGTGTGAACGCAACGCTCAGCAGCGGAGCCAATACCGCCCTTTCCGACTCCTCGCCTTGGAACAAAAGCAGCAGCGCAAATCTCGGCGTCAGCTATGAGGTCGATCTGTGGGGCAAACTGGCGCGGCAACGTGACGCCGCGGAATGGGCCAGCCAGGCCACGCAACAGGATTTGCAAAGTGCGCGTCTGGCTTTGCTCGCCAGCGCCAGCAAGAATTACTGGCGTATCGGCTTTATCAATCAGCGAATCCGCGTCAGTCAGCAAAGCATCGACTATTCCCAACAAACCCTGGGGCTGGTCAAGGCACGCTACCGCGCGGGCAGCGTCTCTTCATTGGACGTGGTGGATGCCGAACAGAACCTGATTAATCAGCAAAGCAGCCATCTGGCACTGCTGCGTGAGCGTCAACAGGCGCTGAACGAACAGACGGTACTGCTGGGTGCGCCGCCGGGAAACACGTTGGTTGAGCCCGAGAGCCTGCCGACCGGTCCATTGCCGCAAATCAATGCCGGCATCCCGGCCAGCGTGCTAAGCCATCGGCCGGATATCAGTGCCAAAGAGTGGCGACTGCGTGAAACTCTGGCTAACGTGGACATCAAACGCACCCAGTACTACCCGGCCTTCAGCCTGACGGGCTCATTAGGTGCCAGCAGCACCGCATTGCTGGAGTTTTTGCGTAATCCGCTGGCAACGGTAGGTGCCGGACTGTCGCTGCCGTTCCTCGAATGGCGGCAAATGGACGTCGATATCAAAATCGCCCGCAGCGACTATGAACTGCAGGTGCTGGAATTCAAGCAGGCGTTGTATAAAGCCATGGCCGATATTGATGATGCCCTGTCGTTACGTACGCAACTGATGGCACAGGAGAAACACCTGCAGGCGGCATTGGCGCTGGCGCGTAAATCTGAACGGTTGAATGAAAGCCGCTACCGGCAAGGCTCGGTGCCGATCAATTTCTGGCTGGATGCGCAAAACCGCCGTCGGTTGGCGGAGCTGGCCGTGGATGAAAACCGGTTCGCTCAATACCAAAACCTGGCGCAACTCTATCTGGAGTTTGGTGGATCTGCGCAGTAA